One region of Micromonospora ureilytica genomic DNA includes:
- a CDS encoding class I SAM-dependent methyltransferase, protein MTVEETLPFADWLRLREPADAAARAEDLLDVVRARLTGDAPTVIHDLGSGTGSMSRWMAARLPGPQHWVLHDRDADLLARAAEGMSGVTAADGAPVTVRTRCGDLTRLTAGDLADGSLVTASALLDMLTAEEVERVVAACVGRPALFAISVTGRVRFTPADPLDEAVEAAFNEHQRRTVDGRRLLGPDAAAATAAAFARHGVDVRERPSPWHLGPERADLAAEWFRGWLGAACEQRPDLAGPAQAYARRRLADAAAGRLTVLVEHTDLLAGG, encoded by the coding sequence GGCTGCGGTTGCGTGAGCCGGCCGACGCGGCGGCACGCGCCGAGGACCTGTTGGACGTCGTCCGAGCCCGGCTCACCGGGGACGCCCCGACGGTGATCCACGACCTGGGCAGCGGCACCGGCTCGATGAGTCGCTGGATGGCCGCCCGGCTGCCCGGACCACAGCACTGGGTGCTGCACGATCGGGACGCCGACCTGCTGGCCCGTGCCGCCGAGGGCATGAGCGGGGTGACCGCCGCCGACGGCGCCCCGGTCACCGTCCGCACCCGCTGCGGTGACCTCACCCGGCTGACCGCCGGAGACCTCGCCGACGGTTCCCTGGTCACCGCGTCCGCGCTGCTGGACATGCTCACCGCGGAGGAGGTCGAACGGGTGGTGGCCGCCTGTGTCGGCCGGCCCGCCCTGTTCGCCATCTCGGTGACCGGGCGGGTCCGGTTCACACCGGCCGACCCACTGGACGAGGCTGTCGAAGCCGCGTTCAACGAGCACCAGCGGCGTACCGTCGACGGCCGGCGGCTGCTCGGCCCGGATGCCGCCGCCGCCACCGCCGCCGCGTTCGCCCGGCACGGAGTCGACGTGCGGGAACGGCCCAGCCCGTGGCATCTCGGCCCGGAGCGGGCCGACCTGGCCGCCGAGTGGTTCCGGGGCTGGCTCGGCGCGGCCTGCGAGCAGCGCCCCGACCTGGCCGGCCCCGCCCAGGCGTACGCCCGACGTCGGTTGGCCGACGCGGCGGCCGGGCGACTCACAGTGCTTGTCGAACACACTGACCTCCTCGCCGGTGGATGA
- a CDS encoding lysylphosphatidylglycerol synthase transmembrane domain-containing protein, protein MFWAWARVVGGVGLLAVLLWQVGTGPFLAGVRLIDAQALAVALVIGVLTTVCAAWRWSLVAGGLGVRLPLATAVAHCYRAVFLNATLPGGVLGDVHRAVRHGRDAGDVSRGIRAVVWERIAGQVVLVGVALVVLAAFPSPVRPYLPVAAALVVAAGLVAVLVARILPNGGGSRWATALRTAVADVRSGLLARRTWFGVLVASAVMVAGHLATFLVAARTAGSDAPLSRLLPLTLLALLAMGLPLNVAGFGPREGVAAWVFGAAGLSAAEGVATATVYGALVLVASLPGAAVLLARRRRVPAAAREAASGGGC, encoded by the coding sequence ATGTTCTGGGCCTGGGCACGAGTGGTCGGCGGGGTGGGTCTGCTCGCCGTCCTGCTGTGGCAGGTGGGCACTGGCCCGTTCCTCGCCGGAGTACGACTGATCGACGCGCAGGCGTTGGCGGTGGCGCTTGTCATCGGAGTGCTCACCACCGTCTGCGCGGCGTGGCGGTGGAGCCTGGTCGCCGGCGGCCTCGGCGTCCGCCTGCCACTGGCCACCGCGGTGGCGCACTGCTACCGGGCCGTGTTCCTCAACGCCACCCTGCCCGGCGGGGTGCTCGGCGACGTGCACCGGGCGGTACGCCACGGCCGCGACGCCGGTGACGTCAGCCGGGGCATCCGCGCGGTGGTCTGGGAACGTATCGCCGGGCAGGTGGTCCTGGTCGGAGTCGCGCTGGTGGTGCTCGCGGCGTTCCCATCCCCGGTCCGGCCGTACCTTCCGGTCGCCGCCGCGCTCGTCGTCGCCGCTGGGCTGGTCGCCGTTCTGGTGGCCCGGATCCTCCCGAACGGCGGCGGGTCGCGCTGGGCGACAGCACTGCGTACCGCCGTGGCGGACGTGCGGTCCGGGCTGCTGGCGCGACGCACCTGGTTCGGTGTGCTGGTCGCCTCGGCCGTGATGGTCGCCGGTCACCTGGCCACCTTCCTGGTGGCGGCGCGCACCGCCGGGTCGGACGCCCCGCTGTCCCGACTGCTGCCGTTGACGCTGCTCGCCCTGCTCGCCATGGGCCTGCCGTTGAACGTGGCCGGCTTCGGGCCGCGTGAGGGGGTGGCGGCGTGGGTGTTCGGTGCGGCCGGCCTCAGCGCGGCCGAGGGCGTCGCCACCGCCACCGTCTACGGTGCACTGGTGCTGGTGGCCAGCCTGCCCGGCGCCGCCGTGCTGCTGGCCCGTCGGCGTCGAGTTCCGGCCGCCGCCCGGGAAGCCGCCTCCGGCGGCGGCTGTTGA
- a CDS encoding GTP cyclohydrolase II yields the protein MPEALPVASIRTQVTVPLAFPDGYTTTARVFTFKGLVDAREHLALGLGDWAGALDRLAAGGEAPLVRPHSECLTGDVFGSQRCDCGPQLREAVQRIAETGGFLLYLRQEGRGIGLYAKLDAYALQDAGLDTYQANVALGRGEDERDYTAAAQMLATLGVPRVRLLSSNPDKADQLTRLGVDVAERVLTSVFLSPANAEYLAAKAAKAAEVEAADALAGRTPERPVSR from the coding sequence ATGCCCGAAGCATTGCCGGTTGCCTCGATCCGCACGCAGGTCACGGTGCCGTTGGCGTTTCCGGACGGCTACACCACGACCGCCCGGGTGTTCACCTTCAAGGGCCTGGTGGACGCTCGGGAGCACCTGGCCCTCGGCCTCGGCGACTGGGCGGGCGCCCTGGACCGGCTCGCCGCCGGGGGAGAAGCCCCGCTGGTCCGGCCGCACAGCGAGTGCCTGACCGGCGACGTGTTCGGCAGCCAACGCTGCGACTGCGGGCCGCAACTGCGTGAGGCGGTGCAGCGGATCGCCGAGACCGGGGGCTTTCTGCTCTACCTCCGACAGGAGGGCCGTGGCATCGGCCTGTACGCCAAACTCGACGCGTACGCGTTGCAGGACGCCGGGTTGGACACCTACCAGGCCAACGTCGCGCTGGGCCGGGGCGAGGACGAGCGGGACTACACCGCCGCCGCGCAGATGCTGGCCACGTTGGGCGTCCCGCGGGTCCGCCTGCTGAGCAGCAACCCGGACAAGGCCGACCAGTTGACCCGGCTGGGCGTGGACGTGGCCGAACGGGTGCTCACCAGCGTCTTCCTCTCCCCGGCCAACGCCGAGTACCTGGCGGCGAAGGCGGCCAAGGCGGCGGAGGTCGAGGCGGCGGATGCGCTCGCGGGTCGTACTCCTGAGCGGCCCGTCTCCCGATGA
- a CDS encoding RibD family protein yields the protein MSRRPEPTRPYVLLSCATSIDGYIDDASEQRLLLSNDEDLDRVDEVRASCDAILVGAGTVRRDDPRLLVRSPNRRAERVAAGRPASPTKVTLTARGDLDPTARFFTAGDAARLVYCATGALEKTQERVGRLATVIDAGEPVDPEWLLTDLAARGVQRLMVEGGGTVHAQFLAAGLADELHLVVAPFFVGDGRAPRFVGEGRFPWHPGRRARLAEARQIGDVVLLRYALSTRCPADPPAADPARPIG from the coding sequence ATGAGTCGGCGGCCGGAGCCGACGCGGCCGTACGTGCTGCTGAGTTGCGCCACCTCCATCGACGGGTACATCGACGACGCCTCCGAACAGCGGTTACTGCTGTCCAACGATGAGGACCTGGATCGCGTCGACGAGGTCCGGGCCAGCTGCGATGCCATCCTGGTCGGCGCCGGCACCGTCCGGCGGGACGACCCTCGGTTGCTGGTGCGCTCTCCGAACCGCCGGGCCGAGCGGGTGGCGGCCGGTCGACCCGCCTCGCCCACCAAGGTCACCCTGACCGCCCGGGGTGACCTCGACCCGACCGCCCGCTTCTTCACCGCCGGTGACGCGGCCCGGCTCGTCTACTGCGCCACGGGCGCGCTGGAGAAGACCCAGGAGCGGGTCGGCCGACTGGCCACCGTGATCGACGCGGGTGAGCCCGTCGACCCGGAGTGGCTGCTGACCGACCTGGCCGCGCGGGGCGTACAGCGGTTGATGGTGGAGGGCGGCGGGACGGTGCACGCCCAGTTCCTCGCCGCCGGTCTCGCCGACGAACTGCACCTGGTGGTTGCCCCGTTCTTCGTCGGTGACGGGCGGGCGCCCCGGTTCGTCGGCGAGGGTCGCTTCCCCTGGCACCCCGGTCGCCGCGCCCGCCTGGCCGAGGCCCGGCAGATCGGCGACGTGGTCCTGCTCCGCTACGCCCTCTCCACCCGCTGCCCCGCCGACCCGCCCGCCGCCGACCCCGCCCGCCCTATCGGTTGA
- a CDS encoding DinB family protein, with amino-acid sequence MSVATLALLRWQFDLTWSLFEYHLERLDPADFLWEPAPHCWSVRQSTDGTWTPDWADTEPDPVPVPTIGWLTWHVGWWWTVTMDHLRGGSARQRTAVAWPGAGEPTVAWLRGLRTEWLGLLDQLSDNDLDRTATFPWPDQTDHTVTHTIGWVNSELMKNVAEIGQLRLLRAARTDRDGPAARQ; translated from the coding sequence ATGTCTGTAGCGACCCTGGCACTCCTGCGCTGGCAGTTCGACCTGACGTGGTCGCTGTTCGAGTACCACCTGGAGCGACTCGATCCCGCGGACTTCCTCTGGGAGCCGGCCCCACACTGCTGGTCGGTGCGGCAGAGCACGGACGGCACCTGGACCCCGGACTGGGCCGACACCGAACCCGACCCGGTCCCGGTGCCGACCATCGGTTGGCTCACCTGGCACGTCGGCTGGTGGTGGACCGTGACGATGGATCATCTCCGGGGCGGATCAGCACGGCAGCGGACGGCCGTTGCCTGGCCGGGCGCGGGCGAGCCGACCGTCGCCTGGCTGCGGGGGCTGCGCACCGAATGGCTGGGTCTCCTCGACCAGCTCAGCGACAACGACCTCGACCGCACGGCGACGTTCCCCTGGCCGGACCAGACCGACCACACCGTCACGCACACGATCGGGTGGGTCAACTCCGAGCTGATGAAGAACGTCGCGGAGATCGGACAGCTCCGGCTGCTCCGCGCCGCACGGACCGATCGGGACGGCCCGGCAGCCCGACAGTAG
- a CDS encoding GNAT family N-acetyltransferase: MPRLVKVTKDNVEAACRVSVRPDQEKFSSPVAWSLAEAYAQPEIAWPRLIVEDDEIVGFLMGFFDIVWDPAQPDDRRSGLWRLNIAAEHQGRGYGRFAVQAVRDEARRRGHDRVYTTWEPGPDGPERFYLKLGFQLTGETSEDEVVGVHSTH, encoded by the coding sequence GTGCCGCGACTGGTGAAAGTCACTAAGGACAACGTGGAGGCCGCGTGCCGGGTGAGCGTGCGGCCCGACCAGGAGAAGTTCTCGTCCCCCGTCGCCTGGTCCCTCGCCGAGGCGTACGCGCAGCCCGAGATCGCGTGGCCGCGTCTGATCGTCGAGGATGACGAGATCGTCGGCTTCCTGATGGGCTTCTTCGACATCGTGTGGGATCCGGCCCAGCCGGACGACAGGCGCTCGGGGCTGTGGCGGCTGAACATCGCCGCCGAGCACCAGGGCCGGGGGTACGGCCGCTTCGCCGTACAGGCCGTCCGCGACGAGGCCCGCCGACGTGGACACGACCGCGTCTACACGACGTGGGAGCCGGGGCCGGACGGCCCGGAGCGGTTCTACCTGAAGCTCGGCTTCCAGCTGACCGGGGAGACCAGCGAGGACGAGGTGGTGGGCGTCCACTCCACCCACTGA
- a CDS encoding Hsp70 family protein codes for MAGQHEGFALGVDLGTSNTVAVLRWPDGRTRALLMDGQPLSPSAVYADPDGTLHTGWDARRLAQADPARFEANPKRRVDEPTVRLGDRAYPPADLLAAVLAAVARTAVGAVGFLPSAVVTYPAAWDATRRQVLADALLRAGWPQAAEHTLAGPTPPGTRLLREPVAAARYYTQVLHRPVPVGGAIAVFDFGGGTLDVAVLRNEGADPWGDSGFSVVADGGLPDLGGLDLDAALVRRVGELVGERHAAQWARLTRPADPAQRRDQVRLWDEVRGAKETLSRSAVAPVAVPGVAETIQLTRADVEGVATPLLRRAVQRAREVIAAAGLSPEQLDGLFLVGGSSRIPLVARMLHAELGIAPTVLDQPELPVAEGALTDLPLRKPLPAPAYAGPQLAPPAPAPVSPPAPAGALAPVVPSQRWPGSAPPVGPPPGPGLAGATPTPTGGGPRWRRARWVVLGAVLALVGVATAATLYLTRDRYPDLAFDSLRELSRPSAGAERPVGVWTAVLDDRAYLAFPLPDDRLEVVAVDAVSGDELWRRPTDVRADDWEAIIAVPGAVAVLADAPGDSTLRPLAVLDGRTGKQRWQRDLRGDDEVYVADDTAVLVDRAGEQLVGLRLSNGSTRWTEPNPRDQYAGARTVVRPVGSDAAAGGPAFLDGRPRDPWTGKGRRLVQVGADRSVRLLDMASGRVLRQWGSVADLDDLVVAHEDRLYVAANEGGYQLLAYDLGSDAEPVVLHRSGNDDYRPKELVACGARRACLLQVPNNDVARTEVVAATEGERMIHWSAPGVTGLLPLGEQLLAQRESPEPTVTVFDAAGKPLLRDRGGVAVRLDAGNLLVFAKAPSVVADNRVLAGVWAESGKVDELGELQDVRSSSCSWNTHVIACGGEKDFVLYRFTDD; via the coding sequence ATGGCAGGCCAGCACGAGGGTTTCGCTCTCGGCGTCGACCTCGGTACGTCCAACACGGTCGCGGTGCTGCGCTGGCCGGACGGGCGGACCCGTGCGCTGCTGATGGACGGTCAACCGCTCAGTCCGTCCGCCGTCTACGCCGACCCGGACGGCACCCTGCACACCGGCTGGGACGCCCGCCGGTTGGCGCAGGCCGACCCGGCCCGGTTCGAGGCGAACCCGAAGCGTCGGGTGGACGAGCCGACCGTGCGGCTCGGCGACCGCGCGTACCCGCCGGCCGACCTGCTCGCCGCGGTGCTGGCGGCGGTCGCGCGGACCGCTGTGGGCGCTGTGGGTTTCCTGCCCTCGGCCGTGGTCACCTACCCGGCGGCCTGGGACGCGACGCGGCGGCAGGTCCTCGCCGACGCGCTGCTGCGGGCGGGCTGGCCGCAGGCGGCCGAGCACACCCTCGCCGGGCCGACGCCGCCGGGCACCCGGCTGCTGCGGGAGCCGGTGGCCGCCGCCCGCTACTACACGCAGGTGCTGCATCGTCCGGTGCCGGTCGGCGGGGCGATCGCGGTGTTCGACTTCGGCGGCGGGACGCTCGACGTCGCGGTGCTGCGCAACGAGGGCGCGGACCCCTGGGGTGACTCCGGCTTCAGCGTGGTCGCCGACGGTGGCCTGCCCGACCTGGGCGGGCTGGACCTCGACGCCGCGCTGGTGCGGCGGGTCGGCGAGTTGGTCGGTGAGCGGCACGCCGCGCAGTGGGCCCGGCTCACCCGACCGGCGGATCCGGCGCAGCGCCGCGACCAGGTCCGGCTCTGGGACGAGGTACGAGGTGCGAAGGAGACCCTGTCCCGGTCCGCTGTCGCCCCGGTGGCGGTGCCGGGAGTGGCCGAGACGATCCAGCTGACCCGGGCGGACGTCGAGGGGGTGGCCACGCCGCTGCTGCGGCGGGCGGTGCAACGGGCCCGGGAGGTCATCGCCGCCGCCGGCCTCAGCCCCGAACAGCTCGACGGGCTGTTCCTCGTGGGCGGGTCGTCGCGGATCCCGCTGGTGGCCCGCATGCTGCACGCCGAGCTGGGGATCGCGCCGACGGTGCTGGACCAGCCCGAGTTGCCGGTGGCCGAGGGCGCCCTGACCGACCTGCCGCTGCGCAAGCCGCTACCCGCCCCGGCGTACGCGGGACCGCAGCTCGCACCACCCGCGCCGGCTCCGGTGAGCCCGCCCGCGCCGGCCGGAGCGCTCGCCCCGGTCGTACCGTCGCAGCGCTGGCCGGGATCGGCCCCGCCGGTGGGCCCGCCCCCCGGGCCGGGTCTGGCCGGCGCCACCCCGACCCCGACGGGCGGCGGGCCCCGCTGGCGGCGGGCGCGTTGGGTGGTGCTCGGCGCGGTGCTGGCCCTGGTCGGAGTGGCCACCGCCGCGACGCTCTACCTGACCCGGGACCGCTACCCGGATCTGGCGTTCGACTCGCTGCGCGAGCTGTCCCGGCCGTCGGCCGGCGCCGAACGGCCGGTCGGCGTGTGGACGGCGGTGCTCGACGATCGGGCCTACCTGGCGTTCCCGCTGCCCGACGACCGGCTGGAGGTGGTGGCCGTCGACGCGGTCAGCGGCGACGAGCTGTGGCGCAGGCCCACCGACGTGCGGGCCGACGACTGGGAGGCGATCATCGCCGTTCCCGGGGCGGTCGCGGTCCTCGCCGACGCCCCGGGCGACAGCACTCTCCGACCGCTGGCCGTGCTCGACGGCCGTACGGGCAAGCAGCGCTGGCAGCGCGATCTGCGCGGTGACGACGAGGTGTACGTCGCCGACGACACAGCGGTGCTGGTGGACCGGGCCGGGGAGCAACTGGTCGGCCTACGCCTGAGCAACGGCTCGACGAGGTGGACCGAGCCCAACCCCCGTGACCAGTACGCCGGCGCCCGTACCGTGGTCCGGCCGGTGGGCAGCGACGCGGCGGCGGGCGGGCCGGCCTTCCTCGACGGTAGGCCCCGCGACCCGTGGACGGGCAAGGGGCGCCGACTCGTGCAGGTGGGTGCGGACCGGTCGGTGCGGCTGCTCGACATGGCCTCCGGTCGTGTGCTGCGCCAGTGGGGCAGCGTCGCCGACCTCGACGACCTGGTGGTCGCCCACGAGGACCGCCTGTACGTGGCCGCCAACGAGGGTGGTTACCAGTTGCTCGCGTACGACCTGGGTTCCGACGCCGAGCCGGTGGTGCTGCACCGGTCCGGGAACGACGACTATCGCCCGAAGGAGTTGGTGGCCTGCGGTGCCCGGCGGGCGTGCCTGTTGCAGGTGCCGAACAATGACGTCGCGCGCACCGAGGTGGTGGCGGCCACCGAGGGTGAGCGCATGATCCACTGGTCGGCGCCGGGGGTGACCGGCCTCCTCCCACTGGGTGAGCAGCTGCTCGCCCAGCGGGAGTCCCCGGAGCCGACCGTCACCGTCTTCGACGCCGCCGGCAAGCCGCTGCTGCGCGACCGGGGCGGGGTGGCGGTCCGGTTGGACGCGGGCAACCTGCTGGTCTTCGCCAAGGCGCCAAGCGTGGTGGCGGACAACCGGGTGCTGGCCGGCGTGTGGGCCGAGTCCGGGAAGGTCGACGAGTTGGGCGAGCTGCAGGACGTGCGTAGCTCGTCCTGCTCGTGGAACACCCACGTGATCGCCTGTGGCGGGGAGAAGGACTTCGTGCTGTACCGCTTCACCGACGACTGA
- a CDS encoding nucleosidase, with translation MNLRGTVRADRPLVVLAVGEEARYLPPELPVLLTGMGKVNAASAVAAVLAAGPRPALLLNLGTAGALRPGWAGIHEVATVLQHDLDTDLLRTLTGETYGAPLSLAAEGAVLATGDTFVADDAERDRLAQRADLVDMEGYAVAWAAAQAGVPCRLVKQVSDEAGEGAARTWQESVDACARDLAEWAARHVA, from the coding sequence GTGAATCTTCGAGGTACGGTCCGCGCCGATCGGCCGTTGGTGGTGCTCGCCGTCGGCGAGGAGGCCCGCTACCTGCCGCCCGAGCTGCCGGTCCTGCTCACCGGCATGGGCAAGGTGAACGCCGCCAGCGCGGTGGCCGCGGTGCTGGCCGCCGGGCCGCGTCCCGCCCTGCTGCTCAACCTGGGTACGGCCGGGGCGTTGCGCCCGGGGTGGGCCGGTATCCACGAGGTCGCCACAGTCCTCCAGCACGACCTGGACACCGACCTGCTGCGCACGCTCACCGGCGAGACCTACGGGGCGCCGCTGTCGCTGGCCGCCGAGGGTGCGGTGCTGGCCACCGGTGACACCTTCGTGGCCGACGACGCGGAGCGGGACCGGTTGGCGCAACGTGCCGACCTGGTCGACATGGAGGGGTACGCGGTGGCCTGGGCCGCCGCGCAGGCCGGCGTGCCGTGCCGGCTGGTCAAGCAGGTCAGCGACGAGGCGGGGGAGGGCGCGGCCCGGACCTGGCAGGAGTCGGTGGACGCCTGCGCCCGGGACCTCGCCGAGTGGGCCGCTCGACACGTCGCCTGA
- a CDS encoding low temperature requirement protein A — MTTGGTAALVRRPDGSTRATLLELLFDVVFVASLALTSTLLAQRHNSSGAAMVLLMLTAIWWTWSVTSTTTEFYDPQQRPIQAILMVAMVGSVGMAASLPMVSDGHAMVFAIAYVGTHVVRGIILITTLRQQHHRLAMIRATRFLFWFVVSGVFWITGAVSGTVNWTLWTIAITIDLLSAAARYPTPWLGRVPVDQYERTTAHLGERYQQFIILALGDIILVPTLQVSRGPLAGLRVAALICAFAIMLLLWQVYVFRAGELLEAGAGPKSGRPARVAPYTHLVMLAGVVGTSASFDLVVTRPTGTTPVGWLLLIMGGPALFVIGRALFTLLVSMLVPWRRMLCLPLPLLTLPWAGRWPPLLVTTVVALALAAHILVPGAARETTPGLRLRQSDD; from the coding sequence ATGACCACCGGAGGCACCGCGGCGCTGGTACGCCGGCCGGACGGTTCGACGCGGGCCACGCTGCTGGAGTTGCTCTTCGACGTGGTCTTCGTGGCCTCGCTCGCGCTGACCTCGACCCTGCTCGCGCAGCGCCACAACTCCTCCGGCGCCGCGATGGTCCTGCTGATGCTGACCGCGATCTGGTGGACCTGGTCGGTCACCTCCACCACCACCGAGTTCTACGACCCGCAGCAGCGCCCCATCCAGGCCATCCTGATGGTCGCCATGGTCGGTTCGGTGGGGATGGCGGCATCGTTGCCGATGGTGTCCGACGGACACGCGATGGTCTTCGCCATCGCCTACGTCGGCACGCACGTGGTCCGCGGCATCATCCTGATCACGACGTTGCGCCAACAGCATCATCGGCTGGCCATGATCCGCGCCACGCGATTCCTCTTCTGGTTCGTGGTGTCCGGCGTCTTCTGGATCACCGGCGCGGTGTCCGGCACGGTGAACTGGACCCTCTGGACCATCGCCATCACGATCGACCTGCTCTCCGCGGCGGCCCGCTACCCCACGCCCTGGCTGGGCCGGGTGCCCGTCGACCAGTACGAGCGGACCACAGCGCATCTGGGCGAGCGGTACCAGCAGTTCATCATCCTGGCCCTCGGCGACATCATCCTGGTTCCCACGCTGCAGGTCAGCCGGGGCCCGCTGGCCGGACTCCGGGTTGCCGCGCTGATCTGCGCGTTCGCCATCATGCTGCTGCTCTGGCAGGTCTACGTCTTCCGGGCCGGCGAGTTGCTGGAGGCCGGGGCCGGGCCGAAGTCGGGCCGGCCAGCCCGGGTGGCTCCGTACACCCACCTGGTGATGCTGGCCGGCGTGGTCGGCACCTCGGCCTCGTTCGATCTGGTCGTCACCCGGCCGACCGGCACGACGCCGGTCGGGTGGCTCTTACTGATCATGGGCGGTCCGGCGCTGTTCGTGATCGGCCGCGCCCTGTTCACCCTGCTGGTGTCCATGCTCGTGCCATGGCGGCGAATGCTCTGCCTCCCCCTGCCCCTGCTGACGCTGCCGTGGGCCGGCCGCTGGCCGCCGCTGCTGGTCACCACGGTCGTGGCGCTCGCGCTGGCGGCGCACATTCTGGTCCCCGGAGCGGCCCGGGAGACCACGCCGGGCCTACGGCTGCGGCAATCCGACGACTGA
- a CDS encoding low temperature requirement protein A yields MTTKGNAALVRRRDQSTRATLLELLFDVVFVAALALTSKLLSEELSWSGGAKLLLMLTAVWWTWSVTTTTTEFYDPQQRPIQAILMIAMVGSVGMAASLPMVSIGHLLLFVISYVGTHVIRCIILVTALHRQGHRTARERATRFLFWFTVSGVFWVLGALSETPNWGLWTIAITIDLVAGAARYPTPWLGRVPLAQYGRTTEHLGERYQQFIILALGDIILLPTLQVSRGHLDHLRLTSLLCAFATMLLLWQIYVFRAGELLVTAGSHGSQATRLAPFTHLVMLAGVASTAAAFDLVVTRPTGTTPVPWLVLIITGPTLFVVGRVLFTMAVSWVVPWRRIAWQLLPLLVLPWAGGWPPVLVATIVALGLAGHILFPGAARETTPGLRLRQPAD; encoded by the coding sequence ATGACCACCAAAGGGAATGCGGCGCTGGTACGCCGGCGGGACCAGTCGACCCGGGCAACGCTGCTGGAGCTGCTCTTCGACGTGGTCTTCGTGGCCGCGCTCGCACTGACATCGAAACTGTTGTCCGAAGAGCTCTCCTGGTCCGGCGGCGCCAAGCTGCTGCTGATGCTGACCGCCGTCTGGTGGACGTGGTCGGTCACCACGACCACCACCGAGTTCTACGATCCGCAGCAACGCCCGATCCAGGCCATCCTGATGATCGCCATGGTCGGGTCGGTGGGGATGGCGGCATCGCTGCCGATGGTCAGCATCGGGCACCTGCTGCTCTTCGTGATCTCGTACGTCGGCACGCACGTGATTCGCTGCATCATCCTGGTCACCGCGTTGCACCGGCAGGGGCACCGGACGGCCCGGGAACGGGCCACCCGGTTTCTCTTCTGGTTCACGGTGTCCGGCGTCTTCTGGGTCCTCGGCGCGCTGTCAGAGACTCCGAACTGGGGGCTCTGGACGATCGCCATAACGATCGACCTGGTCGCCGGGGCGGCCCGCTATCCCACACCCTGGCTGGGCCGGGTGCCGCTCGCGCAGTACGGGCGGACCACCGAGCACCTGGGCGAGCGGTACCAACAGTTCATCATCCTGGCCCTCGGCGACATCATCCTGTTGCCGACGCTGCAGGTCAGCCGGGGCCATCTCGATCACCTCCGGCTCACCTCCCTGCTCTGCGCCTTTGCCACCATGTTGCTGCTCTGGCAGATCTATGTCTTCCGCGCCGGCGAGTTGTTGGTGACGGCCGGGTCCCACGGGAGCCAGGCAACGCGACTGGCCCCGTTCACCCACCTGGTCATGCTGGCCGGCGTGGCCAGCACTGCCGCCGCCTTCGACCTGGTCGTCACCAGGCCGACCGGAACGACGCCGGTGCCGTGGCTCGTGCTGATCATCACCGGCCCGACGCTGTTCGTGGTCGGCCGCGTCCTGTTCACCATGGCGGTGTCGTGGGTCGTGCCGTGGCGGCGAATTGCCTGGCAGCTCCTGCCGCTGCTGGTGCTGCCGTGGGCCGGTGGTTGGCCGCCGGTGCTGGTGGCCACGATCGTGGCGCTCGGGTTGGCCGGTCACATCCTGTTTCCCGGAGCAGCCCGGGAGACAACGCCGGGCCTGCGGCTGCGGCAACCCGCCGACTGA
- a CDS encoding S1 family peptidase, giving the protein MRRSPLAALVLTILLLVAPGAAQAAVPDRAATPAADPAALLTGVRTAGTAWGLDPATGRMTLTVDDTVAPGELAALRAVADRAGVLLRREPGTLRPLIAGGQGIYGGGGARCSLGANARSGSTYYVITAGHCTTAAATWYTDSAQTTVLGTRTATSYPTNDYGLIRYTGRIAHPSAVYTHPGLLPINGPGNAYIGQAVCRSGSTTGVRCGTVTGLNQTVNYATGVIYGLIRTNICAEPGDSGGPLYVASTGRIIGILSGGTGNCTAGGTTYYQPIAEVLAAYGLTLP; this is encoded by the coding sequence ATGCGCCGCTCCCCGTTGGCCGCCCTCGTCCTGACCATCCTGCTGCTCGTCGCGCCCGGCGCGGCGCAGGCCGCGGTCCCCGACCGGGCCGCCACACCCGCCGCCGACCCGGCGGCCCTGCTGACCGGGGTACGCACGGCGGGCACCGCCTGGGGTCTCGACCCCGCCACCGGCCGGATGACCCTCACCGTCGACGACACCGTGGCCCCCGGCGAGTTGGCCGCGCTGCGGGCGGTGGCCGACCGGGCCGGCGTGCTGCTGCGCCGCGAACCCGGAACGCTGCGCCCCCTGATCGCCGGCGGGCAGGGCATCTACGGCGGCGGCGGCGCGCGCTGCTCGCTCGGTGCGAACGCGCGCAGCGGCAGCACCTACTACGTGATCACCGCAGGTCACTGCACCACCGCAGCCGCCACCTGGTACACCGACAGCGCCCAGACCACAGTGCTCGGCACCCGCACCGCCACCAGCTACCCCACCAACGACTACGGGCTGATCCGCTACACCGGTCGGATCGCCCACCCGAGCGCGGTCTACACCCATCCCGGCCTGCTGCCCATCAACGGCCCCGGCAACGCGTACATCGGTCAGGCGGTGTGCCGCAGTGGCAGCACCACAGGCGTGCGCTGCGGCACGGTCACCGGTCTGAACCAGACCGTCAACTACGCCACCGGCGTGATCTACGGCCTGATCCGCACCAACATCTGCGCCGAGCCGGGGGACAGCGGCGGACCGCTCTACGTGGCCTCCACCGGCAGGATCATCGGCATCCTCTCCGGCGGCACCGGCAACTGCACCGCCGGCGGCACCACCTACTACCAGCCGATCGCGGAGGTGCTGGCCGCGTACGGGCTGACGTTGCCCTGA